A genomic segment from Nicotiana tabacum cultivar K326 chromosome 7, ASM71507v2, whole genome shotgun sequence encodes:
- the LOC107773645 gene encoding GDSL esterase/lipase At5g03980: MAASVCISHHLVVLLLLFSCLVVVVSSFSLAKEAVGPFNSIYTFGDSSSSVADHVAATLSLPSPQPYTQRGTEFFESGLSFATPGATFMKPFFFLKNGIPAPPQSHDLSQISTFMRFFYEDCFSFHDCGRNNKVLPKALIFMDQPGINDYKHAFLHGKSISEASLLVPEVVETIKNSIERLINEAGAKTLMVSGILPVGCFPGFRTLFPEVDSIGKNRCHKGLNMFSKLHNDHLWQAILELRLKYPDVHIIYADYYKAFMAVLKNHAFLGFKTKTLMKACCGSDNGPFNFDAQKQCGEEGVAVCSERASHLYWDGFRLTPEALENLIDALFSKKGFVFPELKVGEETAAAVTRRHSRILARVGDMSSVFRHLLFV, from the coding sequence ATGGCGGCCTCCGTTTGCATCAGCCATCATTTGGTTGTCTTGCTATTACTCTTTTCCtgtcttgttgttgttgtttcgtCTTTCTCTTTGGCGAAAGAAGCTGTTGGTCCCTTTAATTCCATATACACTTTCGGAGATTCTTCATCATCAGTTGCTGATCATGTTGCTGCAACCCTCAGTTtgccttctccccaaccatacaCTCAACGAGGCACTGAATTCTTCGAGTCTGGCCTGAGTTTTGCGACGCCTGGAGCGACTTTCATGAAGCCCTTTTTCTTCCTCAAGAATGGCATCCCAGCGCCTCCACAGTCACATGACCTATCTCAGATTTCTACCTTCATGAGGTTCTTCTATGAAGACTGCTTCTCTTTTCATGACTGCGGCAGAAATAACAAGGTTCTTCCGAAGGCGCTCATCTTTATGGATCAACCCGGCATCAATGATTACAAGCATGCCTTCTTACATGGAAAATCTATTTCAGAGGCGTCTCTTCTCGTGCCTGAAGTGGTGGAGACAATTAAGAATTCAATAGAGAGACTCATCAACGAAGCTGGGGCCAAAACTCTCATGGTTTCTGGAATTCTACCCGTGGGCTGCTTTCCTGGTTTTAGGACTCTGTTTCCCGAGGTCGATTCAATTGGCAAAAACAGATGCCATAAGGGATTGAATATGTTTTCGAAGCTTCACAATGATCACCTATGGCAAGCAATTCTGGAGCTGCGTCTAAAATACCCTGATGTTCACATCATATATGCAGATTACTACAAAGCATTCATGGCTGTTCTTAAAAATCACGCGTTCCTGGGATTCAAGACAAAgactttgatgaaggcatgttgtGGAAGTGACAACGGTCCATTCAATTTTGATGCACAGAAGCAGTGTGGAGAGGAAGGGGTAGCTGTATGTTCTGAAAGGGCTTCACATTTATATTGGGATGGATTTCGATTGACACCCGAGGCTTTGGAGAACCTGATCGATGCGCTGTTCAGCAAGAAAGGATTTGTATTCCCAGAATTGAAGGTTGGAGAagaaacagcagcagcagtaacaaggCGTCATTCCAGGATTCTTGCACGAGTTGGAGACATGTCTTCTGTTTTTAGGCATTTACTCTTTGTCTAA
- the LOC142161790 gene encoding uncharacterized protein LOC142161790, protein MAVSYTQFSSVSAQLQFPTMMSLKLNSPAANGFQILRPLTKSNMCILSIRSYGTRSIARPKIICNMNIAAGQSDEPLKFNLENIIDRARKLWDSAPAPVKSFPWNRAADNFVQLILDIVLTVTKYLYVPVLIVTSISELSYCAHERKLYITLLPFLVGVGVAGILKSAAAESSPSPKNAEVPWHLIAIGLFFTLLKLPGPYYPYWGRIFIPHFANGALFRTLWFAFLWYRRPRKSLEKTLPDSVVLDPEQKEL, encoded by the exons ATGGCAGTTTCTTATACACAGTTTTCGAGTGTATCTGCACAACTTCAGTTCCCTACTATGATGTCTCTCAAACTTAATTCTCCAGCCGCCAATGGCTTTCAG ATTTTACGACCGTTGACTAAGTCTAATATGTGCATTTTGAGCATCAGATCATATGGGACACGTTCAATTGCAAGACCTAAAATAATCTGCAATATGAACATAGCAGCTGGACAATCCGATGAACCTCTAAAATTTAACTTGGAGAACATAATAGACCGGGCAAGGAAATTGTGGGACAGCGCTCCTGCACCTGTCAAGAGTTTCCCTTGGAATAGAGCAGCGGACAATTTCGTTCAACTTATTCTTGACATTGTTTTGACAGTCACCAAATACTTGTATGTACCAGTACTTATAGTTACCTCAATCAGTGAGTTGTCTTATTGTGCACATGAAAGGAAGCTTTATATCACGCTGCTTCCATTTCTTGTTGGTGTTGGTGTTGCTGGCATATTAAAGTCAGCAGCTGCGGAGTCCTCTCCATCTCCCAAG AATGCAGAAGTTCCCTGGCATTTGATTGCCATTGGCCTTTTCTTCACTCTGCTAAAGTTGCCGGGACCATATTATCCATATTGGGGTCGAATTTTTATTCCACATTTTGCAAATGGTGCATTGTTCAGAACTCTGTGGTTTGCTTTCCTCTGGTACAGAAGGCCTAGGAAGTCACTAGAAAAGACCCTGCCTGATTCAGTAGTTCTTGATCCTGAACAGAAGGAGCTATAA
- the LOC107764462 gene encoding ferredoxin--nitrite reductase, chloroplastic-like, translating to MMWLIDELGVEGFRAEVEKRMPQQQLERASPEDLVQKQWERRDYLGVHPQKQEGYNFIGLHIPVGRVQADDMDELAHLADEYGLGEIPLTVEQNIIIPNIENSKIEALLKEPVLSTFSPDPPILMKGLVACTGNQFCGQAIIIESKARSLKITEEVQRQVSLTWPVRMHWTGCPKTCAQVQVADIGFMGCLTRDKNGKTVEGANVFLGGRIGSDSHLGEVYKKVVPCDDLVPLVVDLLVNNFGAVPREREETED from the exons ATGATGTGGTTAATCGATGAGCTG GGTGTAGAAGGATTCAGGGCAGAGGTCGAGAAGAGAATGCCTCAGCAACAGCTTGAGAGAGCATCTCCAGAAGACTTGGTTCAGAAACAATGGGAAAGAAGAGATTATCTTGGTGTACATCCGCAGAAACAAGAAGGCTACAACTTTATTGGTCTTCACATTCCAGTGGGTCGTGTTCAAGCAGACGATATGGATGAGCTAGCTCATTTAGCTGATGAGTATGGTTTAGGAGAGATCCCGCTTACTGTGGAACAAAACATTATTATTCCCAACATTGAGAACTCAAAAATTGAGGCACTGCTCAAAGAGCCTGTTCTGAGCACATTTTCACCTGATCCACCTATTCTCATGAAAGGTTTAGTGGCTTGTACTGGTAACCAGTTTTGTGGACAAGCGATAATAATCGAGAGTAAAGCTCGTTCCCTGAAAATAACTGAAGAGGTTCAAAGGCAAGTTTCTTTGACATGGCCAGTGAGGATGCACTGGACAGGCTGCCCGAAAACGTGTGCACAAGTTCAAGTTGCAGACATTGGATTCATGGGATGCCTGACTAGAGATAAGAACGGGAAGACTGTGGAAGGCGCCAATGTTTTCTTAGGAGGCAGAATAGGGAGTGATTCACATTTGGGAGAAGTATATAAAAAGGTTGTTCCATGTGATGATTTGGTACCACTTGTTGTGGACTTACTAGTTAACAACTTTGGTGCAGTTCCACGAGAAAGAGAAGAAACAGAAGATTAA